Part of the Onthophagus taurus isolate NC chromosome 11, IU_Otau_3.0, whole genome shotgun sequence genome is shown below.
CTTTTGCTAAGGGATTCCCAACGTGAAACGAAGCCCCATCTTTATGCGGGagtttaaagaagaaacaacaGTCTTCAATAATCGTGTTACACCAAATTCCCGTTCCTTTATAAAGCCCGTTTGAGTgatccttttttaatttactataATATTCTTTTCGGGATAAATTAGTTTCGACATCTTTTCCGATATTAATTTCGCTTGTATTCGCCTcgtttgatttttgagttaaaatcggacattttattaataagttttttaaggGAAGTTTTCGTTCGGTTTCGGTGTCGTTATTAAAAGGGACGAGGAGACCCCAACCTTGTTCTCTTATATAATGCAAAGGATAACCCTCCCAAGttaaattcaataattttgGAGTAACCTGCATGGATGTTGTTATTAAATGAGGACCAGGAATCCAATTCTCTTCAGAAAATTTAGTACAAAGCTTTCTGTACCAATTTGGATAACCCGGAAGTAACGTTTTAACAGCTGGAAGAAACGATTTAGTTTCttctaaataagaaaattttttatttaatttatcaacacttattaaattagaggttaaatttgaaaaaataaattcaggTTCATCTTCGTTttgatttaaagaataattttgatccttttttgttgttttaacggccttttttaatttaatatttttaacatcccAATCTAAATCCCACAGCCAAATATCTTCTTTATATTTCGCACCATGTAATAATTGGCACGCTAAATCAGCCCTTTTCGCTAAAAGTAATCGACTTTCGATTTCTAAATCTTGGTAAGTTTGATCGGATTCTTCGATATACCTCTCCCAATTCGAATTAACCGGTAAAAAGGCCGtggaaagttctaacatgccGGCTAAAGTCGCTGGGTGTGGAAATCGATCCAAAAATAACGGGTATAActcttttaaaacattaaacgtAGCTATCACATCATTAGCACAATAATCcataagattataaaaatcggCTTTAATTTCGGATAAGGTGccgttaaaaaaaacatttcttgcTTCCTTTTCGATTGGTTTTCCACAATATAATTTATGAACATCgcttaaagaatttaaagaacTTCGATCTTGCCAAGATTCTTCGTGTtcgtttgattttgattttaaaaccgCCCTTTGATAACTTGTTATCCCACTTACGCAAATATGTAAAGACATTGTATCTAAAAATCTTGTTGAGGTGTTTTCAATTTGGTattgttctttaattttagaacGATCGAAAGATACGTTGTGACCAACGATAATTTTGGGGATTTTACCAAGAGGGATTAAAGaattatctaaataaaaatgattcgTAATAGGCTTTGAGGAGCCCTCTAATAATGATGGGCTAACCCAACCATACCAAGCTTTACTTGATACGGCTGTTGCTAAGGTTGGGGTTTTTCCTGCTAACATACACACTTCAACATCAAAAACTAAGCATTCCTCTAAAGGTGCTTCAACTTTTTCAACTTTGTCTTTGGTGTAACGCGTCCAACCTTCCTGCATTAACCAATCGTTTGGTTTATCAGGAATTTTTAGAAGCAAAtcatcaataacttttttatatggtTGAGCTTGATCGTttgaaattttccaaaaatgctCCTCAAGGTTTTTTCCTTCTAACGGAGGAATAACAAAGTTAACATCTTCTAATAAACCACCTTCATCTTTGataccaaatttttttaattgcaacCTACAACTCTCTACAGTTTGTGATGATAAATTATCATTCggcaaatttttgaaaatttgatcataAATTGGGGTTGAAAGCATTTGTACGCCCATATGATTCATTCTAGGACCtttttttagttcaaaatGAGGTGTAATATTTGTAGTAAAAGCTAGGGGATCTTTTTGTGGCTTTTTTCTCGTCGTTGAAGGTAGAAATACCTTTTTTGTTACTCGAGGATATATTTctgagaaattttttttatttaatacgcTTAATAAGTTTGTTTTTGATATGGTTAACATGTTGAATCtagaaattacaaaaaactatttaatattaaattttttatattgaacgaaaaagttaggttatgttaaaaaaaaatactaaagtcttaactttatcaattaaaaaccacgagaataacaaatttatgttGATCTTAAACTTACTTTTTCAAATAACAACCAATTATTAAAGAACTTAAACAATCACAACTAAACGTGAGGTTTTTTTATACCTaatataggttatgtttactacTGTGAAATTAGAAATGTTATACGTTTTTCTCGTCCTTGAAGGTAAAATACCTTTTTGGTTACTCGAGGATATATGTATTTctgagaaattttttttatttaatacgcTTAATAAGTTTGTTTTTGATATGGTTAACATGTTGAATCtagaaattacaaaaaactatttaatattaaattttttatattgaacggaaaagttaggttatgttaaagaAAACAGGTCTTAactttatcaattaaaaaccACGAGAATGATCAGAATTTATGCTGATCTTAAACTTACTTTTTCAAATAACAACCAATTCTTGATGaacttatttaaaactaaACGTGAGGTTTCTTATGCCTaatataggttatgtttactacTGTGAAATTAGAAACCATctgtcaaaaatgtcaaaataaattttgctcaaaatttattaaatataattaattataaattaattataatataattgaaagaagctttaaactgtttttggtttatttatttctttctacAATCTTTAATCTTTATCTTGCATAAAAAGTTTAGTAAGAAATCTTTAAAGGTTATGTTATGAAGTGCAATAAAAACAGagaaattcataaaaactaTGGACACTGAGcctgaaataaaaataaagcaagAACCAAATTATAAAGAGGAAACTATAAACTTTATATCACCGGATGAGGAAGAATTCTCACAAGATATACCAGACGAAGTTAAAATAGAGGATGTTcaaactaatttttattacatctgTAAAGTTTgtcaaaaaaactttgattCTGAAACAGATTTACAAGAACACCTCAAAGAACCAGCGCTTACAAAAACTTATCAATGTTGCGCTTGCGATAAATCTTTCAGGGATACATTCCAATTAACAGTCCATACACGAAAACATACCGGTGATAAACCATACGTATGTAGTATTTGTTCGAAACGATTTACAATCAGTGGCAATTTAAAAACTCACATGAGAACTCACACGGGTGAAAGAAGATATGAATGTCATAattgtaaaaagaaatttattcaattcGCCCACCTTCAAGAACATATCATATCACACGGTGAAGATAGACCATTTAAATGTTCTTTATGTGGAGGTCAATTTATGACACAAAGAAGATTAACTAGACATATGAAAATACACGAAAAGAAACCAGACATAATCAGTAAT
Proteins encoded:
- the LOC111424139 gene encoding DNA polymerase subunit gamma-1, mitochondrial, translating into MLTISKTNLLSVLNKKNFSEIYPRVTKKVFLPSTTRKKPQKDPLAFTTNITPHFELKKGPRMNHMGVQMLSTPIYDQIFKNLPNDNLSSQTVESCRLQLKKFGIKDEGGLLEDVNFVIPPLEGKNLEEHFWKISNDQAQPYKKVIDDLLLKIPDKPNDWLMQEGWTRYTKDKVEKVEAPLEECLVFDVEVCMLAGKTPTLATAVSSKAWYGWVSPSLLEGSSKPITNHFYLDNSLIPLGKIPKIIVGHNVSFDRSKIKEQYQIENTSTRFLDTMSLHICVSGITSYQRAVLKSKSNEHEESWQDRSSLNSLSDVHKLYCGKPIEKEARNVFFNGTLSEIKADFYNLMDYCANDVIATFNVLKELYPLFLDRFPHPATLAGMLELSTAFLPVNSNWERYIEESDQTYQDLEIESRLLLAKRADLACQLLHGAKYKEDIWLWDLDWDVKNIKLKKAVKTTKKDQNYSLNQNEDEPEFIFSNLTSNLISVDKLNKKFSYLEETKSFLPAVKTLLPGYPNWYRKLCTKFSEENWIPGPHLITTSMQVTPKLLNLTWEGYPLHYIREQGWGLLVPFNNDTETERKLPLKNLLIKCPILTQKSNEANTSEINIGKDVETNLSRKEYYSKLKKDHSNGLYKGTGIWCNTIIEDCCFFFKLPHKDGASFHVGNPLAKDFLTKFSENVLAGDTESAEKVLSIARQMSYWRNNRDRITNQMVVWTNLKEKLGAIIPQVVVSGTLTRRAVEATWMTASNAHPERVGSELRAMVQAPPGYCIIGADVDSQELWIASVIGDATYKMHAATPLGWMTLSGDKASGTDMHSVTAKAVGISRDHAKVINYARIYGAGQNFAERLIKQFNPSMSESEARSKANKMFTLTKGKLTYHLKSDYIHDFSDVPYTKWQAHQLSKLHGKKIDDMFLKSKWVGGTESAMFNRLEEIAGTPSPVTPFLTSRLSRALEPSSMETDRFLPTRINWVVQSGAVDFLHLMLVCMRWIMGDKARFCLSFHDEIRYLVPEKYKYQAALAMHVTNLLTRSFCSLKLGLYDLPQSVAFFSSVEIDEVLRKDSKQDCKTPSNPHGLEKGYGIRNGESLNIYEAIKKANGTTNFWYK